The following coding sequences are from one Haliotis asinina isolate JCU_RB_2024 chromosome 3, JCU_Hal_asi_v2, whole genome shotgun sequence window:
- the LOC137277334 gene encoding tigger transposable element-derived protein 4-like codes for MSEGQVQGTTQTTPTSSTTTAANPPSTAGYPSASHVATSSSESCPSASHAATPSSESYASSSHVATPSSESFMVFNIHEATVTLPQTQDFHTVTALNLKTQDNDPPQPADYTFGNLQYSIKPAKARNDLSLANKVRLIRESESTGKSQRQLAAEFSISLGSVNNILRRKREYVEAYENSDCPTPPAKLPRRIFPKKPDFDVLNALIVKWAEIAQSKNIPISRPLVQEKAKEFAKKLNMYSFSPSQVWLENIQKLLNLPLHSGTENSDLTAKLYTVWMKMLPYLVQGYEPENVFTCGETALFYKGLPDKCYIEGGVCLGTHHNISFEEHRFTLLFCCSATGEKLQPLVIGTNSYPFSCQSLNSLPVTWRSQPKACMTSSIFAEWLQRLDLAMENQGRRIALFMDMAPAHLSSLVLKNVSLKFYMDNSSSYLQPLQQGIITAFKSHYRKRFLQAILARVEASEEAASALKNITELDAIYWIRSAWDNVKTSLICNCFDAVGFSTSEALSDDGTNSLLSNLPELVEETGQALKFTPMYAEVYLQFDSQVLCHVYEEAEWEKQLIAEALGRPVIKTEPEDTYGELFKQKFSEGAGMHSQLDSNVVLQNEALDCLSKLKSFAVNDTHLLTKLYSLEETMLESISAKRRRAKYRSINILHMQ; via the coding sequence ATGTCTGAAGGTCAAGTTCAGGGGACAACTCAAACGACACCCACCTCCTCCACCACAACTGCTGCTAATCCCCCAAGTACTGCAGGCTACCCATCAGCCTCCCATGTTGCCACATCCAGCTCTGAGAGCTGCCCATCAGCCTCCCATGCCGCCACACCCAGTTCTGAGAGTTACGCATCCTCCTCCCATGTTGCCACACCCAGTTCTGAGAGCTTCATGGTGTTCAACATACATGAAGCGACTGTCACTCTCCCTCAGACTCAGGACTTCCACACGGTCACAGCCCTGAACCTCAAAACTCAGGACAATGATCCACCACAGCCAGCTGACTACACATTTGGCAACCTTCAATACAGCATTAAACCAGCCAAAGCCAGGAATGATCTTTCTCTTGCCAACAAAGTCCGTCTTATTAGAGAGTCTGAGAGCACTGGAAAAAGTCAGAGACAATTAGCTGCAGAGTTTAGTATATCTCTGGGATCAGTGAATAACATCCTGAGACGGAAGCGGGAGTATGTTGAGGCGTACGAGAACAGTGATTGTCCTACTCCACCAGCCAAACTCCCAAGAAGGATATTTCCAAAGAAGCCcgattttgatgttttgaatgcACTTATTGTGAAATGGGCAGAAATAGCCCAAAGCAAAAATATTCCGATATCCAGACCTTTAGTGCAAGAGAAGGCCAAAGAGTTTGCCAAGAAGCTGAACATGTACAGTTTTTCTCCATCCCAGGTGTGGCTAGAGAACATCCAGAAGCTGCTTAATTTGCCTTTGCACTCAGGTACAGAGAACTCTGACCTGACGGCCAAGTTGTACACAGTGTGGATGAAGATGTTGCCATACCTGGTGCAGGGTTATGAACCAGAGAATGTGTTTACCTGTGGTGAGACTGCTCTCTTCTACAAAGGACTGCCAGACAAATGCTATATAGAGGGTGGTGTGTGTCTTGGCACTCACCATAATATCAGCTTTGAGGAACATCGCTTCACCCTTCTGTTCTGTTGTAGTGCTACTGGGGAAAAACTTCAGCCCCTTGTGATTGGGACAAACTCTTATCCCTTCTCTTGCCAGAGTCTCAACTCCCTTCCTGTCACATGGAGGAGTCAGCCCAAGGCTTGTATGACATCATCAATCTTTGCTGAATGGTTACAGCGTCTTGACCTAGCAATGGAAAACCAAGGTCGTCGGATTGCATTGTTCATGGACATGGCACCAGCTCATCTGTCCAGccttgttctgaagaatgtgaGTCTCAAATTCTATATGGACAACTCCTCTTCATATCTTCAGCCTCTGCAACAAGGCATCATCACAGCCTTCAAGTCACATTATCGTAAACGTTTCCTCCAGGCTATCCTGGCCCGAGTTGAAGCCAGTGAGGAGGCAGCAAGTGCCCTAAAAAACATCACAGAACTGGATGCCATCTACTGGATCAGGTCAGCCTGGGACAATGTGAAAACATCTTTGATCTGTAACTGTTTTGATGCTGTTGGCTTCAGCACATCTGAAGCTTTGTCTGATGATGGCACCAACAGCCTGTTGTCCAATCTCCCTGAGCTGGTTGAGGAAACTGGTCAAGCACTGAAGTTCACTCCAATGTATGCTGAGGTGTATTTGCAGTTTGACTCCCAAGTTCTCTGTCATGTGTATGAGGAAGCTGAATGGGAGAAACAGCTGATTGCAGAAGCACTAGGTCGGCCTGTGATTAAAACAGAACCAGAGGACACATATGGTGAACTGTTCAAGCAGAAATTCTCTGAAGGTGCTGGTATGCATAGTCAGTTAGATTCCAATGTTGTTTTGCAGAATGAAGCTTTAGACTGTTTGAGTAAGCTGAAGTCGTTTGCTGTTAATGACACTCACTTGCTGACAAAGTTGTACTCACTTGAAGAAACCATGCTGGAGTCCATCAGTGCCAAGAGACGGCGTGCCAAATATCGGAGCATCAACATTCTTCATATGCAATGA